A segment of the Deltaproteobacteria bacterium genome:
GACATCGCGCAACGCTGAGCGCGTCAGGCGGCGTCCTGGCTCGGCGGAGTCGCGCGACGCGCTCCGCGAGCGAAGTCGAACACGGGGCGAGGGGCAGGCGCGCAGCGCGCTGCAGTCAGGGCCTCGCTCGCGGAGATCGCGTCTCGCGCGGCGTCGCTGAGGGGTTCGCTCGTACTGAACGAGAGCTGACAGAGGCCGAAGTCCACGACGAAGTCACGCAGCCCTGCCTCTGTATCGATTTCCCGGCAGCCGGCGCGTGATCGACCTGCTTTGCGAGGAGCGAAAGGGTCGTGGGCTCGTCGGCATCGAGTTGAAGCACGGCCCCGCAGATCGGGGCTTGCCGGCGCAGATGATCGACTACATGACCGAGCTGGAACGGCTCGCGAAACGGGAACGCCGACCAACGTTTCGAGGCATCGTCATCACCGGACAACCCGACATTCGCCTGAAGCGCCTACTCGAGACCGCTGCCGCTCCTCGCGGCTGGAGAGTCGATTGGCACGTCTACCAGGCGTCGATCGCGTTGCGCGGTTTGGGCGAAGACGCCGTCGCGGTGCTCCGCTGACCTCGACCCTGCATGACGTCGGCACGTAACCCGTTGAATCCACTGGAGGCGCCGCCCGGATTCGAACCGGGGATCGGGGTTTTGCAGACCCATGCCTTACCACTTGGCTACGGCGCCGTTCCGTGAGCGGCGCTTGCGCGGCCGACCAGCGGGCGGCGGAAGATGGCGGAGGGGCGCGCGCGCGTCGACGCGAATCTCGCTGCGTGAGGGCGGCCCGCGCGTACACGAAACCCGCGGCGGGCGCGTCGACTGCTCGCGCGCTCCACCGCGGGCCCTCGCGCTCCATGACTCGACCCGGTTTCGCGCGCTGGCGCTTCGCGGCGCGAAGCGGAAGCAGCGCCTTTGGGAGTCAGAGCGAGAGGCGAATTCTTAGTCGTTTACTTCGTGGTCGTGAATCTGGTTGTGGTGCGGGTGCACGTAGCGGCTCCCGATCCACAGCGTGGCGAGGCCCCCGAGCGCAACGAGCACGATCGGCCCGAGCACGAAGACCATGGCGATCACGGCGACGGCTGCAGCGTCCATGGGCGGACTCCCGAGAGGCCGCCGGCGCAGTCGGTGCAACGCGCACCGGTGCGAGCCGGCGGCACGCCGCGCACGCTCGAGGCGGCGCGGCGGGTTCGGGCGCGGTCTACGCGCCCGGCTAGTGGCCCGGCGGAGTCTCCTCCATCACGTCTCCTCCCGATTGAGGCCGGTCGGTCGCGATTGCGGGGCGGGCAGCAGCGCGATTCCAGCATCGAAGCGAGCGGTCGATCGGCGGCTGAATCCACCTTACTCATCGATCGCGGAACGGGAAGTGTTTTTTGGGGGCGGCCCGACGATTCGTGCCAGGCGCCGATCGTCGGTCGCGCAAGCCTCGGCGCCCTCCTAGCGTGCCGACGATGCAGTGGGCGCTCGTGTTCGGCTTCGGCGGCCTCGGGGCGGTGATGCGCGTCGCAATCGGCGCGGCGATCGGTGCTCGCGCGTTTCCGTGGGCAACTCTGCTCGTGAACTTCGCGGGCTGCCTAGCGATCGGCGTGCTGCACGAGTGGCTCGCGGCGCGCGCCGCCGCGCCTCCGCTGTGGCGGCCCGCACTGATCGGTGGCCTGCTCGGCGGCTTCACCACGTTCTCCGCGTTCGGTCTCGAGACGTGGCAGCTGCTTCAGTCCGGCCGGCCCGCCGCCGCTGTCTTGTACGTGCTCGCGAGCAGCGTGCTCGGCGTCGCGGCAGTCGCAGCGGGCATCGCGATCACCCGCCACGCGACGTAAGCGCGCTCACTTCTCAGGAGATGCCCGTGACGATCTCGTTCGACCCGCTGCGCGACATCGCGAGCGCCGACGCTGATTCGCGCGCGCATCAACCCGTTCCTGTTCCGCAAGAACCCGAGCCTGATCGCGACCGACGGGCCGAAGCACGATGCGCTGCGCGCGATCGTGAACCGCGGCTTCTCGCCGCGCCGCATCACGCTGTGGGAGGCGCGTGCGAAAGAGGTCGTGGCGGAGTGCGTCGCGAAGCTCGATCGCGGCGAGCGCTTCGACCTCGTGGAGGATCTCTCGGTGCCGCTGCCGGTCACCGTGATCGCCGAGATGTTGGGGGTCGAGCCCGAGCGCCAGCGCGACTTCAAGCGCTGGTCGGACGCGATCATCTCGGGCGCAACCGGCGCACATCGCGCCAACCCCTTCAGGCCCGAGCTGATGCAGGCCTTCTACGACCTGCTCACGTACCTCTCGGACATCGCGCGCGCGCGGCAACGTGCGCCGCAGAACGACCTGATCAGCGCGATCGTCTCGCGCGGCGAAGGCGACGCGCTGAGTCCGCAGGACGCGATGATGTTCGTGGTACTGCTGCTCGTCGCGGGCAACGAGACGACGACGAACCTGATCGGCAACGCGGTGAGCGCGCTGCTCGATCACCCGGATCAGCTCGCGCAGCTCGCCGCGAATCCGGCGCTGATTCCCGACGCGATCGAAGAAGCGGTGCGCTTCGACACGCCCGTGCAGGCGGTGTTTCGCACCGCGACGGCCGACACCGAGATCGCGGGCACGCGCATCGCGAGAGGCGAGGTCGTCGCCGTGCTGCTCGGCTCCGCGAATCGCGACGAGCGGCGCTTCCCCGGCGGCGAGCGCTTCGACATCGCGCGCAGACCGCAGGGCCACCTCGCGTTCGGCTTCGGCAAGCACTTCTGCCTCGGCGCCTCGCTCGCGCGGCTCGAAGCGCGCATCGCGCTCGAAGCGCTCGTGCCGCGCCTCGTCGCGCTGCGCAAGCGCGAGGCGCGGCCGCCGATCATCGAGTCGTTCATCGTGCGCGGGCCGCAGCGGCTCGAGCTCGAGAGGGCGCCGCGCGCCGCGTGAAGCGCGACCTCGTCTCGGAGTAGCCTGCGCGCTCGCAAGGAGTCGCGCATGCCTGCACCGCTTTCCGGAATCCGCGTCGTCGAGCTCGCGAGCTTCGTGGCCGCACCGGCGGCCGGGGCGCTGATGGCCGACCTCGGCGCCGAAGTCGTCAAGGTCGAAGTGCCGTGGGGCGAGATCTACCGCCACAGCATTCCGAAGCACGCGGGCTTCGACAGCGACTTCCCCCTCGCGCCGCACTTCCAGATGGACAACCGCGGCAAGCGCTCCGTCGCGCTCGACCTCGCGCTACCGGAGGCGGTCGCCGCGCTGCAGAAGCTCGTCGCGCGCACCGACGTGTTCCTCACGAACATGCTGCCCGAGCGACTCGCGCGGCTCGGCCTCGACCCCGAGTTGTTACGGAAGCAGCGCCCGGAGCTGATCGTCGCGCGCCTCTCCGGCTACGGACCGAAAGGCCCCGAAGCGAACTCGCCCGCCTTCGACTACTCGACTTATTGGGCGCGCACCGGCTTCATGGACATGCTGCACGAGCCCGATGCGCCGCCCGCCTTCCAGCGCCCCGGCATGGGCGATCACTCCGCCTCTCTCGCCCTCGTCGTCGGCGTGCTCTCCGCGCTGCGCCAGCGCGAAGCCGGCGCGCCGGGCCAGATCATCGACGTCGCGCTCCAGCACATCGGCTTCTACATCGTCGGCAACGACGCCGCGATGACGCTCGCCACCGGCCAAACGCCGCCGCGCCACGATCGACGCGCGGCGCGCAATCCGCTCTGGAACCACTACGAGACGCAGGACGAGCGCTGGCTGTTCCTCGTGATGGTCGAGTCCGACCGCTACTGGCCCGCCTTCGCGCGCGCGCTGGAGATCGACGAGAACGATCCGCGCTTCAGCAACGCCGTCGCGCGCTTCCGTAACAACACCGCGCTGATCCAGCTGCTCGACGCGCGCTTCGCGGCGAGGCCGCTCGAAGCCTGGAAGGCGCACCTCGCGAAGCACCGCCTGATCTGGGCGCCCGTGCTCACGCTCGCCGAAGCCGTCAACGAAGAGCAAGCCATCGCCGCCGGCAGCTTCCCCACCGTGAAGCACCCGGTCGCCGGCGACTTCCGCACGATCGCCCCGCCCCTCCAGATGAGCGGCCACGCGCTCCACGGCACGACGCCCGCGCCCGCCCTCTCCGCCGACACCGAAGCCGTGCTGCGCGAGTCCGGAGTCAGCGCGGAAGAAATCGCCCTGCTCGTCGCCGCCGCCGAATCCGCGACGAGCTGAGCCTCAGCCGAGCTCGGGCACCGAAACGCGCCGCCCCCCAGTAACAACCGAATGGCCCGCGCCGTCGGGCTCGATCGCCGCAAGCAGCTCCGCCTGCGCCCCCGGCATGAAGCGCGCGAGCAGCCCCTCCGGCACGAGGGCGCGCTTCACGCGACACAGCAGCGCCCCATCCCGCGGCGACACGTGCAAGCTCGCAACCTCGAGCACGTCGCGCGTGCCATCCGACAGCGCGACCTCGCCACGCGCGAGATCGACCTCCCGCACGAAGAACCCCGCCTCCTCCACGACGATCTCGCCCCGGAAGTGCCTGAGCGTCACCACGAACTTCCGCTCGCTCGCCAGAAACACGACGCTGCGATCGAAGTGCTCCCGAATCCCCCGATGCAAAATCGCCTGCCCCTCATGCGACCACCGCCCATCGTGATGCAACACCAACCCAAACGGCGCGAGCGGCGTCGGTCCAGCTCTCAGAGGCGCGTCATTCATCTCAGCAGCGTGCCAGAAAACGCGCGTCGCTGACTCCGTGACAACTCCAGCCGCCGCAAACCCCAACGCACCGTCGAAGCGCGAAGCGCGCGGGAGGCGCGGCTCAAAGCCGCGCCGATCCGCGCACGCGTCCAAGAAAACCTGACGCAGAGCCGTACTCAGCACGAGCAGCCGGCGCGGGCCGCAGCGGGGGTCGCGGAGCGCGAGCGCAGCTCACGAAGCCGGACCGAGCCCGGCGTGCGGATTCGGCCGGCTGGCAAGGCGCGCGAGCGAAGCCGTAGCAGGGCTACGGCGAGCGAAGCGCAACGCCGCCAGCCGGACGAAGACGCGCGCTGGGCGACGGGAGGGTTCGTGAGCTGCGCTCCGGCCCAGGCGCGAGGCGCGCTCACGCCCCGGTGCATCGCGAGACGGCACGATCAGCGCAGGGCTTCGCCTGACGCGCCCGCGCGGCCGAGCGGAGGCGAGCCCCCGCGGAGGCCCGCGCCGGCTGCGCAGCCACGAACGAGCGGGCCACGCAAAGCAAGAGCGGCGAGTCTTCGACGCCGCGAAGCCCGAAGAACCTCAGTGCCCCGCCTTGTCCGGCAACGCCTCCGGCGTCGCACTTCCATCCCGCGCAATCCGCCACACCCCGAGCAGGTCGTACCGATGCCACAGCACGACCCGATCAAACCCCTTCCGCTCCGGATCCCGATACAACCACTTCTCGTTCCACTTCACGCCGAGCTCCTCGGTCGTGCGCGGATCATTCACACTGCCGAACTGGTCCGTCGGCGCACCGAGCCGCTTCGAAACCTCACCGCGACCGACGATCATCGATCGCACTCCCCGCCGATCATGTTGATGAAGTCGAACGTCGGGATCAGGTCCGCGAGCATCGCCCCGCGCACCATGAGCGGCAGCGGCGCGAGATTGATGAAGCTCGGCGGCCGGCAGCGCACCTTCACCGGCTGCGCGCTGCCGTCGCTCACGAGATAGAACCCGAGCTCGCCGTTCGCGCTCTCGATCGCGAAGTACGCCTCGCCCTTCGGCACGCGCGGCCCCTCGGTCACGCTCTTGAACTGCTGGATCAGCTCTTCCATCGCGTTGAACACGCGGCCCTTCGCGGGCCAGCGCACGCGCGGATCGTCCACGTTCACCGGGCCGGGCCCTAATTGCTCGAGCTTCACGAGGCACTGGTCGACGATGCGGAGGCTCTGGTGCATCTCCTCGACGCACACGAGGTAGCGGTCGTAGTTGTCGCCGACCTCGCCCACCGGCACGTCGAAGTCGATCTGGTCGTACACCAGGTACGGCTCGTCCTTGCGCACGTCGAGCGGCACGCCGACCGAGCGCAGGATCGGGCCGGTGACCGCGTACTTGATGCAGTCCTCCTTCGAGATGACGCCGGTGCCCTTCATGCGGTCGACGAAGATGCGGTTCTGCGTGACGACGTCGTCGAAGTCCTTCAGCAGCTCGCGGATCTTCGCGATCTTCTCGCGCGCGGCGGCCGGGTAGCTCGGCGCCATGTCGTGCTTCACGCCGCCGATGCGGATGTAGTTCGACGTGACGCGCGCGCCGCACAGCATCTCCTGCAGATCCCACGTCAGCTCGCGCGCTTCGATGCCGTAGAGGAACGGCGTCATCGCCTGCAGCTCGAGGCAAGCGGCGCCGGTGCGCGTCAGGTGATCGCCGAGCCGCGACAGCTCGCTCGCGAGCACGCGCAGCCACTGGCAGCGCTCGGGCGTCTCGATCTGCAGCAGCTTCTCCACCGCCATGCAGAAGCCGAGATTGCACAGGATCGCCGAGTTGTAGTTGAGGCGATCGGTGTACGGGATCGCCTGATACCAGGAGCCGCTCTCGCATTCCTTCTCGAACCCGCGGTGCAGGTATCCCACCTGCACGTCGAGGTCGACGACCGTCTCGCCGTCGAGCTCGATCACGAACTTCACGGTGCCATGCGTCGCCGGATGCGACGGCCCCATGTTCAGGATCTGATGCTCGCTGTGCAGATCGCCCCGTTGGTCTTGATCCGCCGGGAGCTCCGCGCGCAGATGAAGGTCCGTCGACATCGCGATTAATTCCTCGGCCCGACGAGCGGCTGGCGCTTCTCTTTGGCGTAGTCCTTGCGCAGCGGGTGGCCCTCGAACTCTTCGTAGAGCAGGATGCGGCGCAGATCGGGGTGGCCCGCAAAGCGAATCCCGTAGAGGTCCCACACCTCGCGCTCCATCCAGTTCGCCGACGGCCACAGCTCGCACAGCGTCGCGATCTCCGGCGACTTCTCGCCGACGCGCGCCTTCACGCGCAGGCGCTTGTTCCGCGGCACGGAATAGAGGTGGTAGACCATCTCGAAACGCGGCTCTTCGCCGAGATAGTCGACCGCCGTGACGTCCGTGAGCATGTCGAACTGGCATTCGCCGTCGTCGCGCAGGAAGCGCATCACGTCGACGAGGCGAGCGGGATCCACGATCGCGGTCGCGTCACCGAGGTTCGCGTGCGTGTTCTTCAGCGCGCTGCCGTGCATCTCGATCAACCGCTTGAGCGCCGCAGAGCCGAAGTCTTCCATCTTTACGACTCTCCGTTCGCCTTCGGCTCACTGCGCGCCGGCTGCACCGCTTCGCGGTGCTGGCCGGCTTGCGCTTCTCGAGCTGCGGTCGGTCGTGACTCGGCGGCGGCTCTCGAGCACGTGCATTCAGCTTTGTCGCTTTTCGGCCGCCGCGTGCTGGCGGTCGTACTCGCTGCGGATGAACTCGAGGCGGCGCTTCAGCATCGGCTCGGGCACGAGCAGCTGCTCTTTCTTGTAGAGCATGTCGGGCCGCGTGAAGGCGCCGAGCTCGACCTCGCGGCTCATCACGATCGCTTCTTCCGGGCACGCCTCTTCGCACAGGCCGCAGAACATGCAGCGCGACATGTCGATGTCGAACTCGAGCGGGTAACGCTCGATGCCCGAGTCGACGAGCTCGCCCGGCACGATCGTGATGCAGTCGGTGGGGCACGCGAACTCGCACAGGCCACACGCGACGCACTTGGGCTTGCCGCTGTCGAGCTGCACCAACACGGGCTGGCCACGGAACGCGTCCGAGAAGTCGAGGCGCTCCTCGGGCCACTGCACGACGAAGGCGGTGCGCTTGCCCGACAGGAAGCCGAACAAGTTCCGGAAGAAGTGCGCGCTCGTGACCCAAAGGCCATTCACGATCATCGGGAAGTAGAGGCGCTCGATGAACGTGAGCTTTTCGGCGCGGCGAACTTTGACGACGCGAGCGGTCATGCGGCGAGGCACGCTAGCGGAGCGATTTTGGCCTCGCTGCCGCTTTTCGCGTGAAAACCGGCGCTTAGGAAGGCTCGCTGCGAGCCGCACGCGCGCGCTCGAGCTCGCGGCGGAGCGAATCGTCGCCCGGCGCGAGCGCCGCGGCGCGTTCGAGGTGCGGAAGCGCGCGCGCAGGCTCACCCGCCTCGCGCCACGCGCGCGCGGTGCGGCGCAGCAGCGGCACGCGCTCCGGTGCGAACGCGAGCGCCGCCTCGTAGGCGAGCGCAGCTTCGCGCGCGTCGCCGAGCGCTGCGTGCGCGAGGCCGAGCGTGAGCTGCGACTGCAAGCCGGCCCCGCCGCTCTCGATCGCGCGGCGCGATTCCGCACGCGCGCCTTCGAACGCGCGCAGCCGAAGCAGCGCCTGCGCGATCGCGAGGTGGTAGCTGCCGCGATCGAGGCCGAACCAGCGCAGCTGCTCCAGCGACGCGCGGGCCGTCGCGAAGTCGCCCGCTCTCATCGCGCGACTCCAGCGGTCGTGCAGCAGCACGCCCGCGAGGTTCGCGATCAGCAGCGCCGCGCACAGCGCCCACGCGGCGCGCCCGAGCCAGCTCGCGCGCGCGGAGCCGAGCGACGCCTCGGGCTGGCTGAAGATCAGCACCTCCGCGATGCGCCCGCGCAGCTTCCAGATCGCGCCGTCGAGCACGAAGTGGTGGAGGTTCGCGAACGCGGCGACGAGCAGGAGCACGCCGGCGTCAGGCGACAGCAGCTCGAAGCCGGGCTGCCACAGCACGAGCAGCGGCAGCGTCCACGGCAGCGCGCCCGCGGCGGCGGACTTCGCCCAAAAGCTCGCGAGGCTGCGCTGTGCGCCCGACTGCTTCGCGTAGTACGCGGTCACCCACAGGTACTGCGCGGCGTGCGAGAGCGCGATCCACATGAAGTAGTGGTTGTTGTTGGCCCAAGCGAGCGCGTCGACGTGCTCGAACCAGCCGTAGTGCAGCGTCAAGTACGGCAGCGTGAACCAGAGCACCTGCGCGGCCCACAGCGCGAGCGCGGGCGCGATCGCGCGCAGCGAAGCGCGGCGCAGCAGCGAGGCGGCGCACAGCGCGAGCGCGATGCACTGGCCCGCGAGCGCGAGCGGCACCGCCCACGCGACCAGGCTCGCGGGAATGCCGAGCGGCGCGAACGCGATGCCCTGTGCTCCGCCGTAGAGGTCCGCGTTGCGCACGCCGACGCCCGCGCCGTGCGCGACGACCGCCACGAGCACGAACGACAGCACGAACGACGTGTACAGCCAGCGCTTCTCGGCGCCCGCGGTCTCGACGCCGCGTCGCCGCAAGAACATCACCGCGAGCCCGTAGTTCTGGCCGGTGTAGTGCCACGGGCTCCACGTGAAGTAGAGCGTGACGAGGAAAGTTCCGAGCGCGGGCGAGAACACCGCGGCGGCGAACAGCGCCACGAGCGCGAGCGTCGCCCAGATCGAGAACAGCGCGTAGGCGCGCCGGTCGCGCGCGTTCTCGTACACGCGCAGCAGCGTCGCGCCGTAGTGCGGAATGCTGACCGCGAGAAAGGCGAGGCTGAACAGCAGCGGCGGCTGCGCGAGGCGCAGCTCGCGGCCGACGAACAGGAGCGCGACGAACAGCGCGGCGTAGGCGAGGCCGCAGCCGAGCAGGAGATCGCTCCAGCGCCCGAACAGCCAGCCGTCGTTCGCGGGTTTCGTCGCGGCCGCCATCAGAGCGTTCTCCGCAGCGCGGCGCGCGCCTGCGCAAGCTCGCGCGCGATTGCGCCGTCGCGCGGGCGCAGCCGACGCGCGGCCTCGAGGTGGGCGACCGCCGCCTGCGCATCGCCCGCCGCCAGCAGACTCGCCGCGGCATTGCGGCGCACCTTCGCGTGGTTCGGCGCGAGCGCGACCGCGTGCTCCCACTGCGTCGCGGCGCTGCGCGCATCGCCCGCTCGCGCGAGCGCCCGCGCGAGCAGCGCGTGTCCGGCGAGCGAAGGCTCGAGCGCGAGGCTCCGCTCGAGCTGCGCCCGCGCGGCGGCGACGTCTCCCTCGGCGAGACGCTCGCGGCCGAGGATGCGCCGCGCCTGCGCGCGGTCGTGCCCGATCCACGCCAGCCGCGCCTCTGCGCGCTCTGCCGCCGCGAGATCGCCGCGCACGAGCGCACGCCGCGAGAGCTCCTCCTGCGCCACCTGCCAGAGCCCCGCGCCGAGCGCGAGCGCGCAGGTCGCCCACACGGCGTTGCGCACGAGCGGCCGCCGCGGCGCGGCGTCTGCCTCGTCGTCCGCGTTCCGGATCAGCACGGCCGCCACGCGCCCGCGCAGCTTCCAGATCGCGCCGTCGAGAATGAAGTGGTGCACGTTCACCGCCGCGGCGACGAGCAGCGCGAGCCCCGCGTCGAGCGAGCGCCAGCCGAGCGCGGCGGGGCCGAGCGCGATCGCGGGGAGCATCCACACCCCCGCGCTCGATGCGAGAGCCTTGCCGTAGAAGGCAAAGAATCCCTGATGACCCGGCGTGTGGCGCGCGGTGAATGCCGTCACCCACAGATATTGGATTGCGTGGCCGGCGGCGATCCAGACGAAGTAGTGCTCGTGGTGCGCCCAGTCGAGCACCTCGAACGGCGTCGCGAGGTCGAACTGACGGACCACTGAAGGCACGACGAACCAGAGCGCCTGCGTCAGCGCGAGGCAGGCTGGCGCCAGCAGCTGCGACGGCGCCGCGCGACCGAGCAAGCCGGTCGCGCTGCGTCCGAGCGCAGCCAGGTAGGCGACGAGCACGAATGGCTGGAGCCACGCATTGAGCGACTCGGGAATCCCGAGCGGGCGCACCGGCAAGCCATACCGCCCGTCCGGCAGCGACGCGCTCGCGCCGCCGGGCACTTCTTGATGGAGCATCAAGAACACGAACACGAAGGAGAGCGCGTAGGAGGCGTAGAGTCAGCGCTTCTCCTCGCCCTCGATCGCGACGCCGGCGCGGCGCAGGAACATCACCGCGAGGCCGTAGTTCTGGCCGGTGTAGTGCCACGGGCTCCACGTGAGGTAGAGCGTCACGAGCCACGCGCCCGCTGCGGCGTTCAGCGTGCCTGCGAGGAACCACGCGGCGACCGCGAGCGTCGCCCAGAGCGAGAACAGCGCGTAGCTGCGGCGGTCGCGCGAGCGCTCGTAGACGCGCAGCAGCGTGGCGCCGTAGTGAGGCATCGACGCGAACGTGAGGAGCAGCGGGAAGAGCAGCGCGGGCTGAGCCGCACGCACTTCGGGACCCGCCGCGAGAAGCAGCGCGAACGCGAGCGTGTAGAGCGCGCCGCAGCCGAACAGCAGATCGCGCCAGCGGCCGAACAGCCACGGCGTAGGCGCGCTCGTCGCCGCGCTGCTCATGGAGCCCCCGCGCCGGGGCCGATCAGGCGTGCGAGCCGATCGCGCTCGCTGCGCACCTCGGCGTCGTCCGGCGCGAGCGCGAGCGCGCGGTCGAAGTGCGGCAGCGCGCGCGGCGCGCGGCCCGCGGCGAGCCACGCGCGCGCCGCCTCGGCGTGCAAGTTCGCGCTCTCGGGTGCGGACTCGATCGCAACCTCGATCGCCTCGGCGGCGCGCGCGAAGTCGCCCTCGGCGAAGGCGAGCTTCGCCAGTAACAACTGCGACGCGAGCGTCGGCGCGAGCGCGTGCGAGCGCTCGGTGTTCGCGCGTGCGGCGGCGAGGTCGCGCGCCGAGAGCTGCGCCTCCGCGAGCGCGAGCCGCGTCGCCGCGTCGTCGCGCCCGAGCTGCGCGAGGCGCGCTTGGCTCGCCTCGGCGCCGGCGATGTCGCCGGCTGCGAGCGCGCCGCGCGAGCGCTCTTCCTCGAGTACGAGCCAGAGCGCAGCCGCGAACAGCGCCGCGCAGGTCGTCCACACGAGCGGCCGCAGCACGAGGCTCGGCCGCTCGCCGTCGGCGCCCTCGCGCGCGGCGCGGATCAGGATCTCGCCGATGCGCCCGCGCAGCTTCCAGATCGCGCCGTCGAGGATGAAGTGGTGGACGTTCACTGCCGACGCGATCAACAGCGCGAGACCCGCGTCCATCGAGCTGACGCCGAGCGCCGCGGGGCCGAACGCGAGCGACGGCAGCGTCCAGATCGCGGCGCCGGAGGCGAGCACCTTCGCTGCATACGGCGCGAAGCCGCTCCACGACTCGCTCTGGCGAGCGTAATAAGTCGTCACCCACAGGTACTGCGCCGAGTGGAACAGCGCGATCCAAGTGACGTAATGGGCGCGCTGGCGCCAGTCGAAGGCTTCGAATCCGAACGACGTGTTCAACATCAGCGCCGCGGCGGGGAGCGCGAACCAGAGCGCCTGCGATGCGGCGAGCAGCGCTGCGGGACCGAGCGCGGCGAGGCTCGGAGCGCTGCGCGCGAGTCCGACCCCGGCACGCACGAGGCACGCCAGCGCGGCGGCGCCGAGCGCGAGCGTGAGCGGCTGCGCGAGCGCGAGAGGAATCCCGAGGCGACCGACGTGCAGCGCGTAGCTCGCGTACTGCACGGGCGCCTCGACCTCGCCGGGCGTCTGCGCGTGCATCGAGACGAACGTGAGCGCGTACGAGAGCGCGAATGCGGCCCACAGCCAGCGCTTGTCCTTGGCGTCCACTGCGACGCCGCGCCGGCCGAGGAACATCACCGCCAGGCCGTAGTTCTGGCCGGTGTAGTGCCACGGGCTCCACGTCAGATAGAGCGTCGCGAGCCAGGTTCCCGCGACCGGCTCGATCAGCGCGAGCGCTAACCACGCTGCGACGGCCGCGGTCGCGCCGTAGGAAAACACGGCGTAGCTGCGGCGGTCGCGCGCGCGCTCGTACACGCGCAGCAGCGTGCCGCCGTAGTGCGGCATGCCGAGCAGCAGCACGCCGAGCGGGAACACGAGCGCCGGCTGCGCGATGCGCAGCCGCTCGCCGCCGAGCATGAACGCGCCGAACGCGAGCAGCGAGAGCGCGCCGCAGCCGAGCAGGAGATCCGGCGCGGGCCCGAACAGCCAGCCGGAGCG
Coding sequences within it:
- the crcB gene encoding fluoride efflux transporter CrcB gives rise to the protein MQWALVFGFGGLGAVMRVAIGAAIGARAFPWATLLVNFAGCLAIGVLHEWLAARAAAPPLWRPALIGGLLGGFTTFSAFGLETWQLLQSGRPAAAVLYVLASSVLGVAAVAAGIAITRHAT
- a CDS encoding cytochrome P450; the encoded protein is MNRGFSPRRITLWEARAKEVVAECVAKLDRGERFDLVEDLSVPLPVTVIAEMLGVEPERQRDFKRWSDAIISGATGAHRANPFRPELMQAFYDLLTYLSDIARARQRAPQNDLISAIVSRGEGDALSPQDAMMFVVLLLVAGNETTTNLIGNAVSALLDHPDQLAQLAANPALIPDAIEEAVRFDTPVQAVFRTATADTEIAGTRIARGEVVAVLLGSANRDERRFPGGERFDIARRPQGHLAFGFGKHFCLGASLARLEARIALEALVPRLVALRKREARPPIIESFIVRGPQRLELERAPRAA
- a CDS encoding CoA transferase; protein product: MPAPLSGIRVVELASFVAAPAAGALMADLGAEVVKVEVPWGEIYRHSIPKHAGFDSDFPLAPHFQMDNRGKRSVALDLALPEAVAALQKLVARTDVFLTNMLPERLARLGLDPELLRKQRPELIVARLSGYGPKGPEANSPAFDYSTYWARTGFMDMLHEPDAPPAFQRPGMGDHSASLALVVGVLSALRQREAGAPGQIIDVALQHIGFYIVGNDAAMTLATGQTPPRHDRRAARNPLWNHYETQDERWLFLVMVESDRYWPAFARALEIDENDPRFSNAVARFRNNTALIQLLDARFAARPLEAWKAHLAKHRLIWAPVLTLAEAVNEEQAIAAGSFPTVKHPVAGDFRTIAPPLQMSGHALHGTTPAPALSADTEAVLRESGVSAEEIALLVAAAESATS
- a CDS encoding NADH-quinone oxidoreductase subunit D, giving the protein MSTDLHLRAELPADQDQRGDLHSEHQILNMGPSHPATHGTVKFVIELDGETVVDLDVQVGYLHRGFEKECESGSWYQAIPYTDRLNYNSAILCNLGFCMAVEKLLQIETPERCQWLRVLASELSRLGDHLTRTGAACLELQAMTPFLYGIEARELTWDLQEMLCGARVTSNYIRIGGVKHDMAPSYPAAAREKIAKIRELLKDFDDVVTQNRIFVDRMKGTGVISKEDCIKYAVTGPILRSVGVPLDVRKDEPYLVYDQIDFDVPVGEVGDNYDRYLVCVEEMHQSLRIVDQCLVKLEQLGPGPVNVDDPRVRWPAKGRVFNAMEELIQQFKSVTEGPRVPKGEAYFAIESANGELGFYLVSDGSAQPVKVRCRPPSFINLAPLPLMVRGAMLADLIPTFDFINMIGGECDR
- a CDS encoding NADH-quinone oxidoreductase subunit C — its product is MHGSALKNTHANLGDATAIVDPARLVDVMRFLRDDGECQFDMLTDVTAVDYLGEEPRFEMVYHLYSVPRNKRLRVKARVGEKSPEIATLCELWPSANWMEREVWDLYGIRFAGHPDLRRILLYEEFEGHPLRKDYAKEKRQPLVGPRN
- a CDS encoding NADH-quinone oxidoreductase subunit I, translated to MTARVVKVRRAEKLTFIERLYFPMIVNGLWVTSAHFFRNLFGFLSGKRTAFVVQWPEERLDFSDAFRGQPVLVQLDSGKPKCVACGLCEFACPTDCITIVPGELVDSGIERYPLEFDIDMSRCMFCGLCEEACPEEAIVMSREVELGAFTRPDMLYKKEQLLVPEPMLKRRLEFIRSEYDRQHAAAEKRQS
- a CDS encoding tetratricopeptide repeat protein, with product MGAIAAATTPPAARSGWLFGPAPDLLLGCGALSLLAFGAFMLGGERLRIAQPALVFPLGVLLLGMPHYGGTLLRVYERARDRRSYAVFSYGATAAVAAWLALALIEPVAGTWLATLYLTWSPWHYTGQNYGLAVMFLGRRGVAVDAKDKRWLWAAFALSYALTFVSMHAQTPGEVEAPVQYASYALHVGRLGIPLALAQPLTLALGAAALACLVRAGVGLARSAPSLAALGPAALLAASQALWFALPAAALMLNTSFGFEAFDWRQRAHYVTWIALFHSAQYLWVTTYYARQSESWSGFAPYAAKVLASGAAIWTLPSLAFGPAALGVSSMDAGLALLIASAVNVHHFILDGAIWKLRGRIGEILIRAAREGADGERPSLVLRPLVWTTCAALFAAALWLVLEEERSRGALAAGDIAGAEASQARLAQLGRDDAATRLALAEAQLSARDLAAARANTERSHALAPTLASQLLLAKLAFAEGDFARAAEAIEVAIESAPESANLHAEAARAWLAAGRAPRALPHFDRALALAPDDAEVRSERDRLARLIGPGAGAP